Genomic segment of Sulfurovum sp. UBA12169:
TCGAATCAATCGTAAAATCTTGCCGACTATAATTTTACACAGAGGCGGTTTTGTCTGCCTCTGTAACTGCAAATAAAATAATTTTCTCTATTTTTATTTTTCAAATCAAGCCATAAGGCTTTTTACTTTTAGCAAATCTTCAAATGCTTCTTTTTTCGCGGAAGGATTTCTGAGTAAATAACTTGGATGGTACGTCGGTATCACGATATAACGCTCTTTTTTAAAAATAGTACCCCTGACTTTTCCGATAGGGGTTTCATCTCCTGTAAGATAAAAATAGGCAGTACCCCCCAACGCAATAATCAGTTTCGGCTTGATAAGTTCTATTTGTTTCAATAAATAAGGTTTGCACGTATAAGCTTCACTGGGTGCAGGTTCTCGGTTTCCCGGCGGACGGCATTTCACAATATTTGTAATATACACGTCATTTCGCGAA
This window contains:
- a CDS encoding uracil-DNA glycosylase: MKNLKNALLLKQLYQLKQLGYQYTDITLFKEDDLDLSLPGTLDLLQKQANQCHLCDLSKTRQKVVFGEGNPSAEIMFVGEAPGASEDSTGKPFVGRSGELLTKMIENVLLVSRNDVYITNIVKCRPPGNREPAPSEAYTCKPYLLKQIELIKPKLIIALGGTAYFYLTGDETPIGKVRGTIFKKERYIVIPTYHPSYLLRNPSAKKEAFEDLLKVKSLMA